Proteins from a genomic interval of Papaver somniferum cultivar HN1 chromosome 4, ASM357369v1, whole genome shotgun sequence:
- the LOC113272911 gene encoding probable ubiquitin-conjugating enzyme E2 25 produces MVEIKIVDGELNQKQGAAGEAEEEKINGTIIRNQFKQFDFVSSTAQDEKGITYHYAPSSSPGKHQINNSSIDRHNRIMQEWKILKTGLPDSVYVKVYDNDVIRAAIIGGASTPYHDGLFFFDIILPLNYPRVPPAVRCYNECTLCNLHGAGVDRFRIDTRWATYQCQKLLVAKWNPNTSTILDILLSIQLVFQTENPYFSNHGMNTEDPRLQKAIKNGYKLDESFECNERLFKANCLAMLVTLRHPPKDFEEFVAQHFRDRAETILTAFNGYKIKCGDHYKYERKMGRECHDSMVSDVYKKLLKAFIRNGSSLNDFVGDINLDDDDSGNVVTTECHESAVITLWVFGLLFICMLCVGIWGIIQTIRGNS; encoded by the coding sequence ATGGTAGAGATAAAAATTGTAGATGGTGAATTAAACCAAAAACAAGGAGCCGCTGGAGAAgccgaagaagaaaaaataaatgggACAATTATTAGAAATCAATTCAAGCAATTCGATTTTGTCTCTTCTACAGCTCAAGATGAGAAAGGAATTACTTATCATTATGCTCCCTCTTCCTCTCCCGGTAAACATCAAATAAACAACAGCAGTATTGACAGGCACAATAGAATAATGCAGGAGTGGAAGATACTCAAAACGGGATTACCTGATTCAGTTTATGTCAAGGTCTACGACAATGATGTTATAAGAGCTGCAATAATCGGTGGAGCAAGTACGCCTTACCACGATGGTTTATTCTTCTTTGACATAATACTGCCACTTAATTATCCAAGAGTCCCGCCTGCAGTTCGCTGTTATAATGAATGCACACTTTGCAATCTACATGGTGCGGGGGTCGACCGTTTTAGAATAGATACCCGTTGGGCAACTTATCAATGCCAGAAATTGCTAGTTGCTAAATGGAACCCAAATACATCGACTATACTGGATATTTTGTTATCTATTCAACTTGTGTTTCAAACCGAGAACCCGTATTTTAGCAACCATGGGATGAACACGGAAGATCCTCGTTTACAAAAAGCCATTAAGAACGGTTACAAGTTGGATGAATCTTTTGAGTGCAATGAAAGACTCTTCAAGGCAAACTGTCTGGCAATGCTGGTTACTCTGAGGCACCCACCAAAAGATTTTGAAGAATTTGTGGCACAACATTTTCGTGACCGTGCAGAAACAATTTTGACCGCTTTTAACGGTTACAAAATCAAATGTGGTGATCATTACAAATATGAGAGGAAGATGGGCAGGGAATGTCATGATTCTATGGTCAGTGATGTATATAAAAAGCTTTTGAAGGCATTTATAAGGAATGGTTCTTCATTGAATGATTTTGTTGGAGACATTAACTTGGATGACGATGACTCTGGCAATGTTGTCACCACCGAATGTCATGAATCGGCTGTGATCACGCTTTGGGTTTTTGGACTTCTTTTTATATGCATGCTTTGTGTTGGGATTTGGGGTATAATTCAAACGATTAGAGGCAATTCTTAA